A single genomic interval of Pomacea canaliculata isolate SZHN2017 linkage group LG5, ASM307304v1, whole genome shotgun sequence harbors:
- the LOC112563809 gene encoding uncharacterized protein LOC112563809, whose translation MSSKYTLVLVRHGESEWNQKNLFCGWHDADLSETGINEAKYAVELLKKRKITFDLAFTSVLTRAIKTLYLIQDGLDLHWIPVIKTWRLNERHYGGLQGLNKAETAARHGEEKVKIWRRSYDVPPPALTPSDKEWSGNDPRYVDLDPRMIPACECLKDTVARVLPFWTDSIAPAIKSGKKVIVAAHGNSLRALVKYLDNISDSDIMELNIPTGIPLAYELDKDLKPVKNYYLASEEEVKAAQERVANQGKAK comes from the exons ATGTCTTCTAAGTACACTTTGGTTTTGGTTCGGCATGGAGAAAGTGAATGGAATCAGAAGAACTTGTTCTGTGGATGGCACGATGCAGATTTGTCGGAAACTGGCATAAACGAGGCAAAATATGCAGTTGAA ttgCTCAAGAAGAGGAAAATCACTTTTGATTTGGCTTTTACAAGTGTTCTAACACGTGCCATAAAGACCCTCTATCTAATACAAGATGGTCTTGATCTACATTGGATTCCAGTTATTAAAACTTGGCGCCTGAATGAACGTCATTATGGTGGTCTACAAGGTCTTAATAAAGCAGAAACAGCTGCCAGACATGGGGAAGAAAAAGTCAAG ATCTGGAGACGATCGTATGATGTACCACCTCCAGCACTGACCCCAAGTGACAAAGAATGGTCTGGTAATGACCCCAGATATGTG GATCTTGACCCTAGAATGATTCCTGCCTGTGAATGTCTGAAAGACACTGTTGCACGTGTTCTTCCATTCTGGACTGATAGCATTGCTCCAGCAATCAAG aGCGGTAAGAAGGTTATTGTTGCTGCCCATGGCAACAGCCTCCGCGCCTTAGTGAAGTATCTGGACAACAttagtgacagtgacatcaTGGAGCTTAATATCCCCACAG GAATTCCCCTTGCTTATGAACTAGACAAAGATCTGAAACCAGTAAAGAATTATTATCTTGCTTCTGAGGAAGAGGTGAAGGCTGCTCAAGAAAGGGTGGCCAACCAAGGAAAGGCTAAGTAA